cttccccttgttatttctcttcttcttcttcttcgcttcttgtttttcttctcctacctcttcttcttcttcttctctttcttccctcctcctcctgcaccTCCtcatccatcttcttcttctccttcttcttcttcttcttctgcccctcctcctcctccttctccctctcctcctccttctctctggtctgttccttcttcttcttctccatcttattcgtcttctcctcctcctccttcttctccttcttcttgtcACGACTCCTCAAATCGGGGCTGGACCAGACGCGggtcaaggtataaaccagatcgaATCGCTGGATAGGTTAGAGGTCTGAGTactacccaagagcatggggcggggggcacgtgctccaaggcaTGTATGGCAAGAATACATGCTGgctcatcattaggaggaaagctgctgcaacgagtcTGATTCAGTGTTGTGGTTTTATCTCGAAACATGGACTGAATCTggaaaattgggatgcatgaaaATGTGTGCCACTAATGGAGGTACGTGGCATatgtctccagaaggcaagggacacatTTTCATAACTGAAAGATGTATGGTTAGAAAACGTGGCTGTAACGCTGTTCCACGCGTTCTCACGTTGAGGGGCATTTCGGAAACTCTACAGAAGTtcgttcaaagtggaaaagtATCATCTAGAAGCATTTTTCGTTCCGAATCCAACGAATCCAGTTTCGTGGTAGTCTGAATTTCGTGACCCTATTTATAATATTAGTAAAGTCCTCTCTTTCACTATTTTAGTTGAATTCCTCTCTTAAGTAGGTCTAAGTATcctaaaaaaaatgattaatataaaaaaatatgaaaaagctaaaatttagAAGTAttctaagaaaaataaaatttttgagaAAGTAGATCTCAACTTCTaaatcaattttatcttttatcGCTCCGCCTGATTCATCTCGGATAGAAAGTTACGCCAAATCAAAGTTTTAcctaaaaaaaacttttaatttaACCAGCTTATTTTAAgccccaaaaaataaaattaaaggaactactctctttttttttttgataaaaacggcatttcatatagctctaacttgagtacatccagccatatcAAAGGAAAGTAAAGCATACAGGGAAGGAGGAATATCTCCTATAGATGTCCAAGTGACCTCTCCAGAATGCCGGGCAACAAAAGAggcaacccagtctgctgcactgTTTGCCTCTCGGAAAACATGTAACGCCCGGAAATCACTCGCCTCCTGCGCCAATCTCCGAATCTCACTAATCAGAGGGTGCCCATCACCATATGTGTCCACTCCCCGAATCCACTCTATCACCACAGAGGAGTCCCCCTCAAGGCATATATGCTCAGCACGAAGTACTCGCCTCGCATAGGATATCCCCTCCCAGGCTGCCCGCAGCTCCGCACCGACAACGGTGAGTCCCGGCGCACAGCGGCCACCAGCAGCTATCAGACCACCCAGATGGTCTCTGATGATAAAACCAACTCCTCCAAACACCCCGTCCACCGACAtactaccatcaaaattcactttgagatgaccaaggggtgggggtacccaagaaactagggcgaacctgggcgctgtgacagcggaaagagtaccccaggtgtccctggCCATCTCAGAAGGAGACCTAACGATAGTAGTGGTAGCCTCTCTGGCAAGCCGCATAgctctgtccaccaccaccCTCGGGGGTAACCGTCTACCCTCAAAGATAccagcattcctgtccaaccaaataGAATGGGCCAAATAAGCCCACTGGATCCCGGCCTCAACAGTACTAGGCCTCCGCATGAAAACTCTCAGCCAATGAATCCAATCCtgtgtcgactcgactgagtaTGGCAGCAAAGATGGTGATCGGCTCCAGATTCCCCTAGCTCTGGGGCACTGCAGGATCACATGATCAATCGTCTCCACAGTCTCCGTGCACTCCTCACAACACTGAGTAATCCTCACCCCATGCCGTGCTAACACACTCCTGGTCGGTAGGCaaccccatgccaccttccatatGAAGAGCGCAACATGCGGGTGAATCCGCATCCTCCAGATCCATCCTCCATCTATCTGTCGGGCTGGCTCTCGGCTCAACAACATGGAAATATCCCTGGCTCGCACCTGCGATCGCCCTGTCGGCATCCAGACTAGTCTATCCGACCCCTCCTGAGCAGGAATAGATAGAGCCAAGATCATCTCTGCCAACTGCTCCCCAAAAGCCTCTCTAATCAGCTCAACCCTCCAGCGCCCCCCTCCGGGCTCCATCAAATCTCTGACCCTGAGACCGACTAACCTCGACGAATCCACCATGACCGGTAGTCTACTCATAGGCTGCTCCGTCACCCAACGATCCTCTAACACATCAACGGATCGCCCATCACCAATAGCCCATCTAATCGCAGGAAGCACCAACTCTGCTCTAGCGCAAATCTCCCTCCAGATCGGTGAGTGGCGACGCCCCGTACGGGCCCCAGGCACCAGAccaccatacttggccctcatcaatgAGGCCCACATGCTATCAGGCTCTAGCACAACTCTAGCGGCGTGCCGTGCCGCTAAGACCTCCCGTCTCGCCAACAAGGACTGCAACCCCAAACCACCAAATCTCGTTGGCTGACATACCACCTCCCATGCCATGAGATGGATGCCCCTTCCGCCTCCGTTCCTCCCCCAAATAAAGTTTCTGAAGATCTGCTCAATATTCCTCACTGTAGCCACCGGAATAAAAGAGGTAGATAATAGGTAAATCGGGATCGAGGAGAGAACTGACCGTACCAAGATAATCCTGCCCATCATAGAAAGTGAATGTATCTGCCACCCCTCCAACCTGTGCCTGATACTGATCTCCAGGGAAGAGCAATCACTGCTACGTAGACGCTGCCCTGAGATCGGCACTCCCAAATACCTCAACATACCCTCCTGCTCTCCCACCCCCAAAATCTCCAGAATGAAGGTCTTCACATCCGGTTTGGTCTTCGGGCTAAAGCAAACTGCTGACTTGGATGAATTGACCCGTTGACCAGACATAGAGCAATAATCCCAAAAAATCTTCCATACAATCCGGCACAGGCCTGTAAACCTCACTACTCTTTGGATCTCAGAAAACTacctaatttcaaaaaaaaagtcataTCAATCGGATATCTATATAAAGTTATAGCCTTCGAAAATTTGAATACGACTTGACTTTTTAATATGTGAATTTTGTTCTTGGATTCTTTCCATCCCTACATTTAGTAgtcaaaataatttaaattgtgCACCTCCCGGATTGGACCATATCATGGAAGTGGTATATTGACCAATTTCTTCTCCCATTTGATTCTTCCGTCGTTCAATAATCTGTTAATGAAATCCACTGATTCGCGGCAATTCGTATTTTAATTTAGAAAACTACCCAATAAATCGTCTTCCATCTAGGGGTAAGTATGATACTTTCGAGGCGGCGAGCACACCACAATGAAACGCAGGCGCTGACTCACCGACAAGTAAGAGACCACGACTCGTTCGCATGAGAGTCTTCTACACGGGACCGTGGGAGCCCTGTAGGATTTGGAGTCCAGCCCCAATATCCGACACAAAGGTAAAGGTAAGAAAACTTGCCAAATTTCTGCATCTCTTTCGTtcactcttcttctccattcttCTACTCACTGAGCAGCTCCGCTTCAAACGCCTTCCTTCCCCCAACCGAAGGGGAGAGATATCACCCCAAGATGCCGGCAATAGCATCATCAAGAAATCCCGCTCATCCATTCCCCTTTATATTCTTCCAACTCCTAGTATTGCAGGCGTTAGCGCCCGCCGGAGCCCACCGGAGCCCTTCCTCCTACGCGTCGTCGGCCCTGACAGAGTGGCGATCCGCCCACGCTTCCTACTACGCCGCCTTCGACCCCCGCGACACCGTCGGTCCGTCCCCAAATCCCACAATTCCGATGCCCTAGATCTACAAACAAAGTTCCGATCGATCGAATAAATCTCGCCctcatttcaatttttttttgttttcttttcctttctgaaTGTGTGTTTCACAGGAGGTGCTTGTGGATATGGGGATCTGGGGAAGAGCGGGTACGGGATGGCGACGGCGGGGCTGGGCGAGGCTTTGTTCGCCAAGGGGGAGGCGTGCGGAGGGTGCTACGAGGTGCGGTGCGTGGAGGAGCTGCGGTATTGCCTCCCGGGGACGTCCATCGTGGTGACGGCGACCAACTTCTGCGCCCCCAACTACGGCCTTCCCTCCGACGCCGGCGGGATCTGCAACCCCCCCAACCATCACTTCCTCATGCCCATCGAGGCCTTCGAGAAGATCGC
Above is a genomic segment from Phoenix dactylifera cultivar Barhee BC4 unplaced genomic scaffold, palm_55x_up_171113_PBpolish2nd_filt_p 000963F, whole genome shotgun sequence containing:
- the LOC103695448 gene encoding expansin-A10, yielding MPAIASSRNPAHPFPFIFFQLLVLQALAPAGAHRSPSSYASSALTEWRSAHASYYAAFDPRDTVGGACGYGDLGKSGYGMATAGLGEALFAKGEACGGCYEVRCVEELRYCLPGTSIVVTATNFCAPNYGLPSDAGGICNPPNHHFLMPIEAFEKIAIWKAGVMPIQYRRVKCIREGGVRFAMEGRGFFINVLISNVAGAGDVTAVKVKGTMIGWLPMFRNWGQNWHISADLKGQALSFELTTSDSVTLTSYNVAPKDWAFGQTYVGKQFPF